In Mycobacterium sp. Aquia_216, a genomic segment contains:
- the nuoH gene encoding NADH-quinone oxidoreductase subunit NuoH — MSGFGHDPWWLVLGKALAIFVFLMLNVLLAILLERKILGWMQLRPGPNRAGPWGALQSLADGIKLALKESITPVGVDKFVYFAAPVFSTIPAFTAFAFIPFGPEVSVFGHRTPLQLTDVPVAVLFILGLSAIGVYGIVLGGWASGSTYPLLGGVRSTAQVISYEVAMGLSFAAVFLFAGTMSTSGIVEAQNGVWYIFLLLPSFVIYLISMVGETNRAPFDLPEAEGELVAGFHTEYSSLKFAMFMLAEYVNMMTVSSLASVMFLGGWHAPWPLNMWDGANTGWWPVLWFTAKMWTFLFIYMWLRASLPRLRYDQFMGLGWKLLIPVSLVWVMIAAVIRSLRNQGYAHWTPLLVGCSVVVTIALVLTLRKPFSPPNNRALARELRKRRDAIPPPPAFPTPPVPSRALTSSVGASKEKARG, encoded by the coding sequence ATGAGCGGCTTCGGGCATGACCCCTGGTGGCTGGTGCTCGGCAAGGCGCTGGCCATCTTCGTGTTCCTGATGCTGAACGTGCTGTTGGCGATCCTGCTCGAACGCAAGATCCTCGGCTGGATGCAGTTGCGGCCCGGCCCGAACCGGGCCGGCCCGTGGGGCGCCCTGCAGAGCCTGGCGGACGGGATCAAGCTAGCCCTCAAGGAAAGCATCACCCCGGTCGGCGTCGACAAGTTCGTTTACTTTGCGGCGCCGGTCTTTTCGACGATTCCAGCCTTCACCGCATTCGCGTTCATCCCGTTCGGTCCCGAGGTGTCGGTGTTCGGCCACCGCACGCCGTTGCAGCTGACCGATGTGCCGGTGGCGGTCCTCTTCATCCTCGGTCTCTCGGCGATCGGCGTGTACGGCATCGTGCTGGGCGGCTGGGCGTCAGGGTCCACCTATCCGCTGCTGGGCGGGGTGCGTTCCACTGCCCAAGTCATCTCCTACGAAGTGGCGATGGGCCTGTCGTTCGCGGCCGTCTTCCTGTTCGCCGGCACCATGTCGACGTCCGGAATCGTCGAGGCACAGAACGGCGTCTGGTACATATTCCTGCTGCTGCCGTCGTTCGTGATTTACCTGATCTCGATGGTGGGCGAAACCAACCGGGCTCCGTTCGATCTGCCGGAGGCCGAGGGCGAACTCGTCGCCGGCTTCCACACCGAGTACTCGTCGCTGAAGTTCGCGATGTTCATGCTCGCCGAATACGTCAACATGATGACGGTTTCGTCGCTTGCCTCGGTCATGTTCCTCGGCGGCTGGCACGCCCCGTGGCCGCTGAACATGTGGGATGGCGCCAACACCGGCTGGTGGCCGGTGCTCTGGTTCACCGCCAAGATGTGGACCTTCCTGTTCATCTACATGTGGCTGCGCGCCTCGTTGCCGCGGTTGCGTTACGACCAATTCATGGGCCTGGGCTGGAAATTACTGATCCCCGTGTCGCTGGTGTGGGTGATGATCGCCGCCGTCATCCGCTCGCTGCGCAATCAGGGCTACGCGCATTGGACTCCGCTCCTGGTCGGCTGCAGCGTCGTTGTCACGATCGCACTGGTGCTGACGCTGCGAAAACCATTCAGCCCCCCAAACAATCGCGCACTGGCGCGCGAGCTTCGCAAGCGTCGCGACGCCATACCGCCACCACCGGCATTCCCGACACCACCGGTGCCGAGCCGGGCCCTGACGTCATCAGTCGGTGCGAGCAAGGAGAAAGCACGTGGCTAA
- a CDS encoding YceI family protein, whose translation MTTLETLLNDPDLAGVWNIVPDRSTVSFKIKNMWGLVNVKGRFTEFSGDGQLTGTGAVFGRLDIRTASLNTGIGRRDEHLRSADFFDVERFPEISVVVTAVQPTEGKAAELRADFTIKGVTAPLLLPITVTEAGDGSIQISGETKIDRSQFDIGWNKFGVIAPTATAAAQAVFVRSAR comes from the coding sequence ATGACAACGCTGGAAACACTGCTGAACGATCCCGACCTGGCCGGGGTGTGGAACATCGTCCCCGACCGGTCGACCGTCAGCTTCAAGATCAAAAACATGTGGGGCCTGGTGAACGTCAAGGGCCGCTTCACCGAGTTCTCCGGCGACGGACAACTCACCGGGACGGGCGCCGTCTTCGGCCGCCTCGACATCCGCACGGCCTCGTTGAACACCGGCATCGGCCGTCGCGACGAGCATCTGCGCTCGGCGGACTTCTTCGATGTCGAGCGGTTTCCCGAGATCAGCGTCGTCGTCACCGCGGTGCAGCCGACCGAAGGCAAGGCGGCGGAGCTGCGCGCCGACTTCACCATCAAGGGCGTGACCGCGCCGCTACTGCTGCCCATCACGGTCACCGAGGCCGGCGACGGCTCGATCCAGATCTCGGGCGAAACCAAGATCGATCGATCCCAGTTCGACATCGGCTGGAACAAGTTCGGCGTGATCGCGCCGACGGCCACGGCGGCGGCGCAGGCCGTTTTCGTGCGGTCTGCCCGATAA
- a CDS encoding NuoB/complex I 20 kDa subunit family protein, which yields MGLEEQLPAGILLGTVEKIAGYVRKNSLWPATFGLACCAIEMMATAGPRFDIARFGMERFSATPRQADLMIVAGRVSQKMAPVLRQIYDQMAEPKWVLAMGVCASSGGMFNNYAIVQGVDHVVPVDIYLPGCPPRPEMLLYAILKLHEKIQEMPLGVNREHAVAEAEQAALGARPTIEMRGLLR from the coding sequence GTGGGCCTGGAAGAACAGCTACCCGCCGGCATCCTGCTGGGGACTGTGGAAAAGATCGCCGGCTACGTCCGCAAGAACTCGCTGTGGCCGGCGACGTTCGGATTGGCGTGTTGCGCCATCGAGATGATGGCAACGGCCGGGCCACGGTTCGACATCGCCCGCTTTGGGATGGAGCGGTTCTCGGCGACGCCCCGCCAGGCCGACCTGATGATCGTGGCCGGGCGGGTCAGCCAGAAGATGGCCCCGGTGCTGCGCCAGATCTACGACCAAATGGCAGAACCGAAATGGGTGCTGGCCATGGGCGTCTGCGCATCGTCCGGCGGGATGTTCAACAACTATGCGATCGTTCAGGGCGTGGACCACGTGGTCCCGGTGGACATCTACCTCCCCGGCTGCCCGCCCCGTCCGGAGATGCTCTTGTACGCAATCCTCAAGCTGCACGAGAAGATTCAGGAAATGCCGCTGGGCGTCAACCGCGAGCACGCCGTCGCCGAAGCCGAGCAGGCGGCGCTGGGCGCGCGGCCCACCATCGAAATGCGTGGACTGCTGCGATGA
- a CDS encoding NADH-quinone oxidoreductase subunit G, whose amino-acid sequence MTSAAKTQTGDETTPPDMVKLTIDGTEISVPKGTLVIRAAELMGIQIPRFCDHPLLDPVGACRQCMVEVEGQRKPMASCTIVCTDDMVVRTQLTSEAADKAQHGVMELLLINHPLDCPMCDKGGECPLQNQAMSNGRSDSRFTDDKRTFAKPINISSQVLLDRERCILCARCTRFSEQIAGDPFIDMQERGALQQVGIYANEPFDSYFSGNTVQICPVGALTGTAYRFRARPFDLVSSPSVCEHCAGGCAERTDHRRGKVLRRLAGDDPEVNEEWNCDKGRWAFRYDTQPDVLTTPLVRDPDGTLQPASWAHAIVAATRGFEAARGNAGVLVGGRGTWEDAYAYSKFARIVLDTNDIDFRARPYSAEEAEFLAARVAGLPLTVSYSDLESAPVVVLVGFEPEDEAPIVFLRLRKAARKHGVPIYAVAPFATRALNKMSGRLIQTVPGAEPSTLDGLATGEVGDLLSTPGAVIMVGERLATVPGGLSAAARLADATGARLAWVPRRAGERGALEAGALPGLLPGGRLVADDTARAEVAAAWNVDELPSAAGRDVDGILAAAKDGTLGALLVGGIEPADFADPDAVLAALDAARFVVSLELRRSEVTERADVVFPVAPTTQKAGAFVNWEGRFRPFEPALHGSTQQAAQSDHRVLDTLADEMGVYLGMTSVSTAREEASALGNWDGERASGTTVQAPEPQQPGQGEAVLTGWRMMLDSGRAQDGEPYLAGTARKPVVRLSADTATEIGAAEGDTVTVSTSRGSISLPLAITDMPDRVVWLPLNSPGSAVQRDLGVTIGSVVKIGVGE is encoded by the coding sequence ATGACAAGTGCGGCCAAGACCCAGACGGGTGACGAGACGACTCCGCCCGACATGGTCAAGCTGACCATCGACGGCACTGAAATCAGTGTTCCGAAGGGAACTCTGGTGATCCGCGCGGCGGAGTTGATGGGCATCCAAATCCCGCGGTTCTGTGATCACCCGCTGCTCGACCCGGTCGGCGCCTGCCGGCAGTGCATGGTCGAGGTCGAGGGTCAGCGCAAGCCGATGGCGTCGTGCACCATTGTCTGCACCGACGACATGGTGGTGCGCACCCAGCTCACCTCCGAGGCCGCCGACAAGGCCCAGCACGGCGTGATGGAACTGCTGCTGATCAATCATCCGCTGGACTGCCCGATGTGCGACAAGGGCGGTGAATGCCCGCTACAGAACCAGGCAATGTCCAACGGCCGCAGTGACTCTCGTTTCACTGACGACAAGCGGACGTTCGCCAAGCCGATCAACATCTCCTCGCAGGTGTTGCTGGACCGCGAGCGGTGCATCCTGTGTGCGCGCTGCACACGGTTCTCCGAGCAGATCGCCGGCGATCCGTTCATCGACATGCAGGAGCGCGGCGCCCTGCAGCAGGTCGGCATCTACGCCAACGAGCCGTTCGACTCGTACTTCTCGGGCAACACCGTGCAGATCTGCCCGGTCGGTGCCTTGACCGGCACCGCCTACCGATTCCGGGCCCGCCCCTTCGACCTGGTCTCCAGCCCCAGCGTGTGCGAGCACTGCGCCGGCGGCTGCGCCGAGCGCACCGACCACCGCCGCGGCAAGGTGCTGCGCCGCCTTGCCGGTGACGACCCCGAGGTCAACGAGGAGTGGAACTGCGACAAGGGCCGGTGGGCGTTCCGGTACGACACCCAGCCCGACGTGCTCACCACTCCCCTGGTCCGCGACCCCGACGGCACGTTGCAGCCGGCGTCCTGGGCGCACGCGATCGTGGCGGCCACCCGGGGATTCGAAGCCGCTCGCGGCAACGCCGGCGTCCTCGTCGGCGGCCGAGGCACCTGGGAAGACGCCTACGCCTACTCGAAGTTCGCGCGAATCGTGTTGGACACCAACGACATCGATTTTCGCGCCCGTCCCTACTCGGCCGAAGAGGCGGAGTTCCTGGCGGCGCGCGTCGCGGGCCTGCCGCTCACCGTCAGCTACTCGGATCTGGAGTCGGCGCCGGTGGTCGTGCTGGTCGGGTTCGAGCCCGAGGACGAGGCACCGATCGTGTTCCTGCGGCTGCGCAAGGCCGCTCGCAAGCACGGCGTGCCGATCTACGCGGTCGCCCCGTTCGCCACTCGCGCACTGAACAAGATGTCGGGCCGGTTGATCCAAACGGTTCCCGGCGCGGAACCGTCGACGCTGGACGGTCTGGCCACCGGGGAGGTGGGCGACCTGTTGTCCACCCCCGGAGCGGTCATCATGGTCGGCGAACGTCTGGCCACGGTGCCGGGTGGCTTGTCCGCGGCGGCCCGGCTCGCCGATGCCACCGGGGCCCGGTTGGCCTGGGTGCCGCGGCGCGCCGGGGAGCGTGGCGCGCTCGAGGCCGGCGCACTGCCCGGACTGCTGCCCGGCGGGCGTCTTGTCGCCGATGACACCGCCCGCGCAGAGGTCGCAGCGGCGTGGAATGTCGATGAATTGCCTTCTGCCGCTGGGCGTGACGTCGACGGCATTCTGGCCGCCGCGAAGGACGGCACCCTGGGTGCGCTGCTGGTCGGCGGCATCGAACCCGCCGACTTCGCCGATCCGGATGCCGTGCTGGCCGCGCTGGACGCCGCCCGTTTCGTGGTCAGCCTGGAGCTGCGGCGCAGCGAGGTCACCGAACGCGCCGACGTGGTGTTCCCCGTCGCGCCCACGACGCAGAAGGCCGGCGCATTCGTCAACTGGGAGGGCCGATTCCGCCCGTTCGAGCCCGCACTGCACGGCAGCACTCAACAGGCCGCTCAATCCGATCACCGGGTCCTCGACACGCTGGCCGACGAGATGGGTGTGTACCTCGGCATGACCAGCGTCTCAACAGCCCGCGAAGAAGCGTCGGCGCTAGGAAACTGGGACGGCGAGCGCGCAAGCGGCACAACCGTGCAAGCCCCGGAGCCCCAGCAGCCCGGCCAGGGCGAAGCCGTGCTCACCGGCTGGCGGATGATGCTCGACAGCGGCCGCGCGCAAGACGGCGAGCCGTATCTGGCGGGGACGGCACGCAAACCCGTGGTGCGGCTGTCGGCCGACACCGCGACCGAAATCGGCGCAGCGGAGGGCGACACGGTCACGGTCAGCACGTCGCGCGGATCAATCAGCCTGCCGCTGGCCATCACTGACATGCCCGACCGCGTGGTGTGGCTGCCGCTGAACTCGCCGGGCTCGGCGGTGCAGCGTGACCTCGGCGTCACCATCGGCAGCGTCGTGAAGATCGGAGTGGGCGAATGA
- a CDS encoding DUF6285 domain-containing protein, with protein sequence MIGAYGRPLAAELVAAVAEFLETDVREATSGQVNFHSRVAANALRIVERELLDESEAESRAALAGLGFADEEQLAAAIRAGKLDERAGDVLAGLRTLVRNRLAVAHPGYDNE encoded by the coding sequence ATGATCGGCGCCTACGGCCGCCCGCTGGCAGCCGAACTCGTGGCCGCAGTCGCCGAATTCCTCGAAACCGACGTCCGGGAGGCGACCAGCGGCCAGGTCAATTTCCACTCCCGGGTGGCCGCCAACGCTTTACGGATCGTGGAGCGCGAACTGCTCGACGAGAGCGAGGCGGAATCGCGAGCCGCACTGGCCGGCTTGGGTTTCGCCGACGAGGAACAACTCGCCGCCGCCATCCGGGCCGGCAAACTCGACGAGCGCGCCGGGGACGTCCTCGCCGGCCTGCGGACGTTGGTACGCAATCGGTTGGCGGTTGCCCACCCCGGATACGACAACGAATAG
- a CDS encoding Rv3143 family two-component system response regulator, with translation MPDATIALRILVYSDNPNTREKVKRALGKRLHPDLPEFNYVEVATGPMVIRTMDEGGIDLAILDGEATPTGGMGIAKQLKDELETCPPILVLTGRPDDAWLASWSRAEAAVPHPIDPIVLGRTVLGLLRAPAA, from the coding sequence GTGCCCGACGCCACGATCGCTCTGCGGATACTCGTCTACAGCGACAACCCCAACACCCGCGAAAAAGTGAAGCGGGCACTGGGCAAACGCCTGCACCCGGATCTGCCCGAGTTCAACTACGTCGAAGTGGCGACCGGCCCGATGGTGATCCGCACCATGGACGAGGGCGGCATCGACCTGGCCATCCTCGACGGCGAAGCGACGCCGACCGGCGGCATGGGAATCGCCAAACAGCTCAAAGACGAACTCGAGACTTGCCCACCGATCCTGGTGCTCACCGGCCGCCCCGACGACGCATGGCTGGCGAGCTGGTCGCGCGCCGAAGCCGCGGTGCCGCACCCGATCGATCCCATCGTGTTGGGTCGCACCGTGCTCGGGTTGCTCCGAGCCCCCGCCGCCTAG
- the nuoE gene encoding NADH-quinone oxidoreductase subunit NuoE, which translates to MTAAVGGSNSNSGERVFIRLGPPPEEPNQFVVEGAPQSYSPEVRARLEVDAKEIIGRYPNKRSALLPLLHLVQSEDSYLTPAGLEFCGEQLGLTGAEVSAVGSFYTMYRRGPTGEYLVGVCTNTLCAVMGGDAIFDSLKEHLGIGNDQTASDGSVTLQHIECNAACDFAPVVMVNWEFYDNQTVESARDLVDSLRSGKPNAPTRGAPLCKFRETSRILAGLADERPDQGQGGAGAATLAGLEVAKEHGMQAPDPGATPTGETE; encoded by the coding sequence ATGACCGCGGCGGTGGGAGGCTCGAATTCAAACAGCGGCGAGCGGGTGTTCATCCGGCTGGGACCGCCGCCCGAGGAACCCAACCAGTTCGTCGTTGAGGGTGCGCCACAGTCGTATTCACCGGAGGTCCGGGCCCGGCTGGAGGTCGACGCCAAGGAGATCATCGGCCGCTACCCCAACAAGCGTTCGGCGCTGTTGCCGTTGCTGCACTTGGTCCAATCGGAGGACTCCTACCTGACACCGGCGGGCCTGGAATTCTGTGGCGAGCAGCTCGGACTGACCGGCGCCGAGGTATCGGCGGTGGGCAGCTTCTACACGATGTACCGCCGCGGCCCCACCGGCGAGTATCTGGTCGGCGTCTGCACCAACACGCTGTGCGCGGTGATGGGCGGCGACGCGATATTCGACTCACTCAAAGAGCATCTCGGCATCGGCAACGACCAGACCGCCTCCGATGGGTCGGTCACCCTGCAGCACATCGAATGCAACGCCGCGTGCGACTTCGCGCCGGTGGTGATGGTCAACTGGGAGTTCTACGACAACCAGACGGTCGAATCGGCGCGCGACCTTGTCGACTCGCTGCGGTCCGGAAAACCCAACGCGCCCACCCGCGGTGCGCCACTGTGCAAGTTCCGCGAAACGTCACGCATCCTGGCCGGTCTCGCGGACGAGCGTCCCGACCAAGGTCAGGGCGGCGCCGGCGCGGCCACGCTGGCCGGACTTGAGGTGGCCAAGGAGCACGGCATGCAGGCGCCCGATCCGGGCGCCACGCCCACCGGGGAGACCGAGTAA
- a CDS encoding nuclear transport factor 2 family protein: protein MPAASAQLVVDTADRLFMSIVNGDKAAVDQLWSEDIAVWRVGAGRDDAKARALRVVHWFIDVTTERRYEILDRRLFDDGSISGFVQQHVLYATGHTGQSISMRVCIVIRVGTNGLIDRIDEYFDPAEIAPLMR, encoded by the coding sequence ATGCCCGCTGCTAGCGCTCAGCTCGTCGTCGACACGGCCGACCGGCTGTTCATGTCGATCGTCAACGGTGACAAGGCCGCGGTTGATCAGCTGTGGAGCGAGGACATCGCGGTGTGGCGGGTGGGCGCCGGCCGGGACGACGCCAAGGCCCGCGCGCTGCGAGTCGTCCACTGGTTCATCGATGTGACCACCGAGCGTCGTTATGAGATCCTCGATCGTCGGCTCTTCGACGACGGATCGATCAGCGGCTTCGTCCAGCAGCACGTCCTGTACGCCACCGGCCATACCGGCCAATCGATCTCTATGCGCGTTTGCATCGTGATCAGGGTGGGCACAAACGGCCTGATCGACCGGATCGACGAGTACTTCGACCCCGCCGAGATAGCGCCACTGATGAGGTGA
- the nuoF gene encoding NADH-quinone oxidoreductase subunit NuoF codes for MAAPTAPGEQATPLTPVISRYWDDPESYTLATYRRHDGYQALQKALAMEPDAVIGTVKDSGLRGRGGAGFSTGTKWSFIPQGDSGAAAKPHYLVVNADESEPGTCKDIPLMLATPHVLVEGVIIAAYAIRASHAFIYVRGEVVPVLRRLQNAVAEAYAAGYLGRDINGSGFDLELVVHAGAGAYICGEETALLDSLEGRRGQPRLRPPFPAVAGLYGCPTVINNVETIASVPSIILNGVDWFRSMGTEKSPGFTLYSLSGHVTRPGQYEAPLGITLRELLNYAGGVRAGHRLKFWTPGGSSTPLLTDEHLDVPLDYEGVGAAGSMLGTKALEIFDETTCVVRAVQRWTDFYRHESCGKCTPCREGTFWLSQIYERLETGKGTTEDLDKLLDISDAILGKSFCALGDGAASPVMSSIKHFRDEYIAHVEGGGCPFDPRDSMLTANGKA; via the coding sequence ATGGCCGCCCCCACCGCCCCCGGCGAACAGGCGACGCCGTTGACCCCGGTGATCAGCCGGTACTGGGACGACCCCGAGTCGTACACCCTGGCCACTTATCGCCGCCACGACGGCTACCAGGCCTTGCAGAAGGCGCTGGCGATGGAGCCCGACGCGGTGATCGGCACCGTCAAAGACTCCGGGTTGCGCGGCCGCGGCGGCGCCGGCTTCTCGACCGGCACCAAGTGGTCGTTCATTCCGCAGGGCGACAGTGGTGCGGCCGCCAAACCGCACTACCTGGTGGTCAACGCCGACGAGTCCGAACCCGGTACGTGTAAAGACATTCCGCTGATGTTGGCGACGCCGCACGTGCTCGTCGAAGGCGTCATCATCGCCGCGTACGCGATTCGGGCCAGCCATGCGTTCATCTACGTGCGCGGTGAAGTCGTACCTGTGTTGCGCCGCTTGCAGAACGCGGTGGCCGAGGCCTACGCCGCCGGCTACCTGGGTCGCGACATCAACGGATCAGGCTTCGACCTCGAGCTGGTGGTGCACGCCGGCGCCGGCGCCTACATCTGCGGCGAGGAGACCGCACTGCTCGATTCCCTCGAGGGCCGGCGCGGCCAGCCCCGGCTGCGGCCGCCGTTCCCCGCCGTGGCCGGGCTTTACGGCTGCCCGACGGTGATCAACAATGTCGAGACCATCGCCAGTGTGCCGTCGATCATTCTCAACGGCGTCGACTGGTTCCGGTCGATGGGCACCGAGAAATCGCCTGGCTTCACGCTGTATTCGCTGTCCGGGCACGTGACCCGCCCCGGCCAATACGAAGCCCCGCTGGGCATCACGCTGCGCGAGTTACTCAATTACGCCGGTGGGGTGCGCGCCGGGCACCGCCTCAAGTTCTGGACGCCCGGCGGGTCGTCGACACCGCTGCTCACCGACGAACACCTCGACGTGCCATTGGATTACGAGGGCGTCGGCGCGGCCGGTTCGATGCTGGGCACCAAGGCGCTGGAGATCTTCGATGAGACCACCTGCGTGGTCCGCGCGGTTCAGCGGTGGACCGACTTCTACCGACACGAGTCGTGCGGCAAGTGCACGCCCTGCCGGGAAGGCACCTTCTGGCTCAGCCAGATCTACGAGCGTCTGGAAACCGGCAAAGGTACTACCGAAGATCTCGACAAGCTGTTGGACATCTCTGACGCGATACTCGGAAAGTCGTTCTGCGCGTTGGGCGATGGTGCGGCCAGCCCGGTGATGTCCTCGATCAAGCACTTCCGCGACGAGTACATCGCCCACGTCGAAGGAGGCGGCTGCCCGTTCGACCCACGAGACTCCATGCTTACGGCGAACGGAAAGGCGTGA
- a CDS encoding NADH-quinone oxidoreductase subunit C, giving the protein MSSPEQDPKVAASEVGGALPSPDQEVINVRRGMFGISGSGDTSGYGRLVREVTLPGSSPRPYGGYFDDVVGRLAESLKAGDIEFENAIEKVVVDRNELTLHVRREALAQVAQRLRDEPELRFEMCLGVNGVHYPHETGRELHAVYPLQSITHNRRVRLEVSAPDGDPHIPSLFGIYPTNDWHERETYDFFGIIFDGHPSLTRIEMPDDWHGHPQRKDYPLGGIPVEYKGAQIPPPDERRAYN; this is encoded by the coding sequence ATGAGCTCGCCGGAGCAGGACCCGAAAGTTGCCGCCAGCGAAGTGGGCGGCGCCCTTCCATCGCCCGACCAAGAAGTGATCAACGTGCGCCGCGGCATGTTCGGCATTTCGGGGTCGGGTGACACCTCCGGCTACGGACGTCTGGTGCGCGAGGTCACGCTCCCGGGCAGCAGCCCCCGGCCGTACGGCGGTTACTTCGACGACGTGGTCGGCCGGCTGGCCGAGTCACTGAAGGCCGGCGACATCGAATTCGAAAACGCCATAGAGAAAGTCGTCGTCGACCGCAACGAACTGACGCTGCACGTGCGCCGCGAGGCGCTGGCCCAGGTGGCCCAACGCCTCCGCGACGAACCCGAACTGCGCTTCGAGATGTGCCTGGGTGTCAACGGCGTGCACTACCCGCACGAGACCGGCCGCGAATTGCACGCCGTCTACCCGTTGCAGTCGATCACGCACAATCGCCGCGTCCGGCTGGAAGTGTCTGCACCGGATGGAGATCCGCACATCCCGTCGTTGTTTGGGATCTACCCGACCAACGACTGGCACGAGCGCGAGACATATGACTTCTTCGGCATCATCTTCGACGGGCACCCGTCGCTGACCCGCATCGAGATGCCGGACGACTGGCATGGCCATCCGCAACGCAAGGATTACCCGCTCGGCGGCATTCCCGTCGAGTACAAGGGAGCACAGATACCCCCGCCCGACGAGCGGAGAGCGTACAACTGA
- the nuoD gene encoding NADH dehydrogenase (quinone) subunit D, producing the protein MSTITDSTHEGGAETVVVAGGQDWGQVVEAARAADPGERIVVNMGPQHPSTHGVLRLILEIEGETVTEVRCGIGYLHTGIEKNLEYRYWTQGVTFVTRMDYLSPFFNETAYCLGVEKLLGITDEIPERVNVIRVMMMELNRISSHLVALATGGMELGAMTPMFVGFRGREIVLTLFEKISGLRMNSAYIRPGGVAQDLPPNAEADIVEGLKGLRQVLREMGDLLNENAIWKARTEDVGYLDLAGCMALGITGPILRATGLPHDLRKSEPYCGYENYEFDVITADTCDAYGRYIIRVKEMWESIKIVEQCLDKLRPGPTMVEDRKIAWPADLKVGPDGMGNSPEHIAKIMGGSMEALIHHFKLVTEGIRVPAGQVYSAVESPRGELGVHMVSDGGTRPYRVHYRDPSFTNLQSVAAMCEGGMVADLITAVASIDPVMGGVDR; encoded by the coding sequence ATGAGCACAATCACTGACTCGACGCACGAGGGCGGCGCCGAAACTGTCGTCGTCGCCGGTGGACAGGACTGGGGGCAGGTCGTCGAGGCCGCCCGCGCCGCGGATCCCGGTGAACGCATCGTCGTCAACATGGGACCCCAGCACCCGTCCACGCACGGAGTGTTGCGGCTGATCCTCGAGATCGAAGGCGAAACCGTCACCGAGGTCCGGTGCGGAATCGGCTACCTGCACACCGGAATCGAGAAGAACCTCGAATACCGCTACTGGACGCAGGGCGTCACCTTCGTAACCCGGATGGATTACCTCTCACCGTTTTTCAACGAGACCGCCTACTGCCTCGGAGTCGAGAAGCTGCTCGGCATCACCGATGAGATCCCGGAACGGGTCAACGTCATCCGGGTCATGATGATGGAGCTCAACCGGATCTCCTCGCATCTCGTCGCGCTGGCCACCGGCGGTATGGAACTGGGGGCCATGACGCCGATGTTCGTCGGCTTCCGGGGACGCGAGATCGTCCTCACCCTGTTCGAAAAGATCAGCGGTCTGCGAATGAACAGCGCCTATATTCGCCCGGGCGGGGTGGCGCAGGACCTACCCCCCAACGCCGAGGCCGACATTGTCGAAGGCCTCAAGGGGCTCCGGCAAGTGCTGCGCGAGATGGGCGATCTACTCAATGAAAACGCCATCTGGAAGGCGCGCACCGAGGACGTGGGCTACCTCGACTTGGCCGGATGCATGGCGCTGGGCATCACCGGCCCGATCCTGCGAGCCACCGGTCTACCGCACGACCTGCGCAAGAGTGAACCCTACTGCGGATACGAGAACTACGAATTCGACGTGATCACCGCTGACACCTGTGATGCGTACGGGCGCTACATCATTCGCGTCAAAGAAATGTGGGAGTCGATCAAGATCGTCGAGCAGTGTCTGGACAAGCTGAGGCCCGGACCGACCATGGTCGAGGACCGCAAGATCGCGTGGCCCGCCGATCTGAAAGTCGGCCCCGACGGCATGGGCAATTCGCCCGAGCACATCGCCAAGATCATGGGCGGCTCGATGGAAGCGTTGATCCACCACTTCAAGTTGGTCACCGAGGGTATCCGGGTCCCGGCCGGTCAGGTCTACAGCGCGGTGGAATCACCCCGCGGAGAACTTGGCGTGCACATGGTCAGCGACGGCGGAACCCGTCCTTACCGAGTGCATTATCGGGATCCGTCCTTCACCAATCTGCAGTCGGTCGCCGCGATGTGCGAAGGCGGAATGGTCGCGGATTTGATCACCGCGGTCGCCAGCATCGATCCGGTCATGGGCGGAGTCGACCGATGA
- a CDS encoding NADH-quinone oxidoreductase subunit A, with product MNVYIPILVLGAIATAFAVGSVGIASLAGPSRYNKSKMAAYECGIEPTETSVSGPHATPGQRFPVKYYLTAMLFIVFDIEIVFLYPWAVSYDALGLFALVEMVVFMLTVFVAYAYVWRRGGLTWD from the coding sequence TTGAACGTCTACATACCCATCCTGGTGCTCGGCGCAATTGCCACCGCCTTTGCTGTCGGCTCGGTCGGGATCGCGAGCCTGGCCGGCCCGTCGCGCTACAACAAGTCGAAGATGGCGGCCTACGAATGCGGAATCGAGCCGACCGAAACGTCGGTGAGCGGTCCGCATGCGACGCCCGGGCAGCGGTTTCCGGTGAAGTATTACCTGACCGCAATGCTATTTATCGTCTTCGACATCGAAATCGTGTTCTTGTATCCCTGGGCAGTCAGCTACGACGCGCTGGGATTATTTGCTCTGGTCGAGATGGTGGTGTTCATGCTCACCGTCTTCGTGGCCTACGCCTACGTGTGGCGCCGCGGCGGCCTGACATGGGATTGA